From Proteiniborus sp. DW1, one genomic window encodes:
- the pfkB gene encoding 1-phosphofructokinase, protein MLLTITLNPSIDRRYSTKGFEKGKIFRTDDFQYTPGGKGINVSKVIKALDEPVVATGFLGGRAGSFIKEKLDEMNITSDFISIKGETRSCIAILSDDGSQTEILEPGPLILQEDMERFVCLYEKLIVDTDLVCASGSLPRGLSLDTYKVLIQLANKQGKKFILDTSGEALKQGIEAKPYLIKPNREELESLIGKSICSENDIIKAAKSIINKGISIVAVSLGEEGSLVFNDNYMYRVKTPKINAINPVGSGDSMIGGFAVSIKRNYDFEDMLRLAAACGTANAMEEETGKVDINKVNKLMNEIIIEKVIL, encoded by the coding sequence ATGCTTCTTACTATCACTTTAAACCCTTCTATTGACAGAAGATATAGTACTAAGGGGTTTGAAAAGGGAAAGATTTTTAGAACCGATGATTTTCAATATACTCCTGGAGGTAAGGGAATAAATGTATCAAAGGTAATAAAGGCTCTTGATGAACCAGTAGTTGCTACAGGTTTTTTAGGAGGGAGAGCAGGTAGCTTCATAAAAGAAAAGCTAGATGAAATGAACATAACTAGTGATTTTATTTCTATTAAGGGAGAAACAAGAAGCTGTATAGCCATACTATCAGATGATGGTAGTCAAACAGAAATATTGGAACCAGGACCATTGATATTGCAGGAAGATATGGAAAGATTTGTATGTTTATATGAAAAGCTCATTGTAGATACTGACCTTGTATGTGCTTCAGGAAGCTTACCAAGAGGACTAAGTTTAGATACCTATAAAGTTCTAATCCAGTTAGCTAATAAACAGGGAAAAAAGTTTATATTAGATACCAGTGGAGAAGCCTTGAAACAAGGTATAGAAGCTAAGCCCTACTTAATAAAGCCTAATAGGGAAGAATTAGAGAGCCTTATAGGGAAATCTATTTGCTCAGAAAATGATATAATCAAAGCTGCAAAGTCTATAATAAATAAAGGTATCAGTATAGTCGCTGTATCCCTAGGCGAAGAAGGTTCTCTAGTATTTAATGACAACTATATGTATAGAGTCAAAACTCCTAAGATTAATGCAATAAATCCAGTAGGTTCAGGAGATTCAATGATAGGAGGATTTGCAGTATCTATTAAGAGAAATTATGATTTTGAAGACATGCTAAGACTAGCAGCAGCCTGTGGTACAGCTAATGCCATGGAAGAAGAAACAGGAAAAGTAGATATAAATAAAGTTAATAAACTTATGAACGAGATAATTATTGAAAAGGTTATCCTATAA
- a CDS encoding nucleotidyltransferase family protein, whose product MNETLLESKALKKDLAAILLAAGYSSRIKNFKPLLPLGNSTVIENSIDSFLNAGIENVIVVVGFQANKLIPALENKGVKWVFNEKFSEGMYSSVVEGVSSIPPHVKGFFLLPADMPLIRKETIDILIEGYNHSRKRIVYPSFSKRRGHPPLIASSLIPEIINYDGTGGLKALLRKYEEQAYYVDVDDEGILLDIDTYEDYLNICERFENLNQKITVTRKQVIDI is encoded by the coding sequence ATGAATGAAACTCTATTGGAAAGTAAAGCCTTAAAAAAGGACTTAGCAGCCATACTATTAGCAGCTGGTTATTCATCAAGAATAAAGAACTTCAAGCCATTATTGCCTTTAGGAAATTCTACAGTTATAGAAAATTCTATAGATAGCTTTTTAAATGCTGGCATTGAAAATGTTATTGTGGTAGTTGGATTTCAGGCAAATAAACTAATTCCTGCATTAGAAAATAAAGGTGTAAAATGGGTATTTAATGAGAAGTTTTCTGAAGGTATGTATTCATCAGTCGTGGAAGGTGTAAGTTCAATTCCTCCACATGTAAAGGGCTTTTTTTTATTACCTGCTGATATGCCATTAATAAGGAAAGAAACTATTGACATACTTATAGAAGGCTATAACCATAGCAGAAAGAGAATTGTCTATCCGTCTTTCTCAAAAAGACGCGGCCATCCTCCCCTTATAGCTTCTTCCTTAATCCCAGAAATCATTAATTATGATGGCACAGGAGGACTTAAAGCTTTGTTGAGAAAATATGAGGAGCAGGCTTATTATGTCGATGTAGATGATGAAGGAATACTTTTAGATATTGATACTTATGAGGATTATTTAAATATATGTGAGAGATTTGAGAACTTAAATCAAAAGATTACTGTGACAAGAAAACAGGTTATTGACATATGA
- a CDS encoding xanthine dehydrogenase family protein molybdopterin-binding subunit, producing the protein MSNKQFTHIGERYDRKEAKEKVTGQATYVHDMELPGMLYAKCLHSPYAHAEILSIDTSAAKALPGVKAVVTGEEAPYSVGIYMVDKDIIARKKVRYQGEIVAAVVAVDERTAEEAVGLIKVEYKELPAVHTIDDALEGKVLVHEDLHTYEHMKGVFFPQAHTNIASWNRTLKGDVKKGFEEADHIIENELSVPAVAHVPMETHVVIAQADPYSDKVKIWSSAQSPFACRQLLAKSLGIKKSDVQVIVPYIGGGFGGKAGIHLEPLVTVLSRAANGRPVKLKATREEEFNLLPTRAGMRTRVKTGVKKDGKITAIEVYHDWDSGAYADYAVNVGKTAVYSGAGPYAIPNVELHSRTLYTNKVFSTAYRGFGHLETHWAIERHMDMIAEEIGMDPYEFRAKNLLRTGETTISGELMYDTTGSPQACLDAVIKEIGWTGRKTEEERQAQMKTGKVRGKGFAMLAKAPAMPSYTSTAAIMQMDEDAHVKVMIGAVDMGQGANTIMAQVAAEELRIPIENVEVVWNVDTDKHPYDWNTVASKYTVMGGNAVRKAARNMVTQMKEIAAQALRCHPDELEHGDGYIYHVHHTHRRVAYTDLSMGYVYENGNGIGGPLISHGVYMASGLTNPHPETGQGRPGLVWTFGAHGVELEVDIETGEIHILKVASAFDIGKCINKKLVDGQVLGGVVQGIGSAIIEGYKFSPDGRLLNPSFTDNKIPTAKDIPDEIVPIYIEDPKSAQADGPYGARGIGEHPMISIPSAIGNALYDALGIDFRRLPLSPENVALAIANK; encoded by the coding sequence ATGAGTAATAAGCAATTTACACATATCGGTGAACGTTATGATAGAAAAGAAGCTAAGGAAAAAGTAACGGGTCAAGCTACATATGTACATGATATGGAACTACCAGGAATGCTCTATGCAAAATGTTTACATTCTCCTTATGCTCATGCGGAAATCCTTTCCATAGATACATCTGCTGCAAAGGCTCTTCCAGGAGTTAAAGCAGTTGTTACAGGGGAAGAAGCTCCATATTCAGTAGGTATTTATATGGTAGACAAAGACATAATTGCTAGAAAAAAAGTAAGATATCAAGGTGAAATTGTTGCAGCTGTAGTAGCTGTTGATGAAAGAACAGCAGAAGAAGCAGTTGGACTTATTAAGGTTGAATATAAGGAATTACCAGCTGTACACACTATAGACGATGCCTTGGAAGGTAAGGTGTTAGTTCACGAAGACCTTCACACCTACGAACATATGAAGGGTGTTTTCTTCCCACAAGCTCATACTAATATAGCAAGCTGGAATAGGACCCTAAAAGGTGATGTAAAAAAAGGCTTCGAAGAAGCAGATCATATAATAGAAAATGAGCTTTCTGTACCCGCAGTGGCTCACGTTCCAATGGAAACACACGTGGTTATAGCTCAAGCAGACCCGTATTCAGATAAGGTTAAGATTTGGTCCTCAGCACAATCTCCTTTTGCCTGCCGTCAATTATTAGCTAAATCTCTAGGAATTAAAAAGAGTGATGTTCAAGTAATTGTTCCATATATAGGTGGAGGCTTTGGTGGGAAAGCTGGTATCCATCTTGAACCACTAGTTACTGTATTATCTAGGGCAGCTAATGGTCGTCCAGTTAAACTAAAAGCTACTCGTGAAGAAGAGTTTAACCTATTGCCTACTCGTGCAGGCATGAGAACTAGAGTTAAAACTGGTGTTAAGAAAGATGGTAAAATCACTGCTATTGAAGTTTATCATGATTGGGATAGTGGCGCTTATGCAGACTACGCAGTAAATGTCGGGAAAACAGCTGTTTACTCTGGTGCAGGTCCTTACGCAATTCCTAACGTAGAGCTACATTCTCGTACATTATATACAAACAAGGTATTTAGTACAGCATATCGTGGTTTTGGTCACTTAGAAACCCATTGGGCAATAGAAAGACATATGGACATGATAGCAGAAGAAATAGGGATGGATCCATATGAATTTAGAGCAAAGAATTTACTCCGCACTGGTGAAACTACTATAAGTGGAGAATTAATGTATGACACTACTGGAAGTCCACAAGCTTGCTTAGATGCGGTTATTAAGGAAATAGGCTGGACAGGACGTAAAACAGAAGAAGAACGTCAAGCCCAAATGAAAACTGGTAAGGTTCGTGGCAAAGGATTTGCAATGCTTGCTAAAGCACCAGCTATGCCTAGCTATACATCTACTGCTGCTATTATGCAAATGGACGAGGATGCCCATGTTAAGGTTATGATAGGTGCTGTGGATATGGGTCAAGGAGCTAATACTATTATGGCTCAAGTAGCTGCTGAAGAACTACGTATACCTATAGAAAACGTTGAGGTTGTGTGGAATGTTGATACTGATAAACATCCTTATGACTGGAATACAGTTGCTTCTAAATACACAGTAATGGGTGGCAATGCTGTTAGAAAAGCTGCAAGAAATATGGTTACTCAAATGAAAGAAATAGCCGCTCAAGCATTGAGATGTCACCCAGATGAACTTGAACATGGGGATGGATATATATATCATGTACATCATACTCACAGACGTGTTGCTTATACAGATTTATCAATGGGGTATGTTTATGAAAATGGTAATGGTATAGGCGGACCATTAATATCACATGGAGTTTACATGGCAAGCGGATTAACAAATCCACATCCTGAAACAGGTCAAGGTAGACCAGGTCTTGTATGGACATTCGGAGCACATGGGGTTGAGCTAGAAGTAGATATTGAAACAGGAGAAATTCACATATTAAAAGTTGCTTCTGCATTTGACATTGGAAAATGTATCAATAAAAAATTAGTTGATGGTCAAGTGTTAGGAGGAGTTGTTCAAGGAATAGGTTCTGCAATAATTGAAGGATATAAATTCAGCCCAGATGGGAGACTATTAAATCCTTCATTCACAGATAATAAAATACCTACAGCTAAAGATATTCCAGATGAAATTGTTCCGATCTATATAGAAGACCCTAAGTCAGCTCAGGCAGATGGACCTTATGGTGCACGTGGTATTGGTGAACATCCTATGATTTCTATACCGTCAGCAATAGGAAATGCTCTTTATGATGCTCTTGGAATTGACTTCCGTAGACTACCATTATCTCCTGAAAATGTGGCATTAGCTATAGCAAATAAATAG
- a CDS encoding (2Fe-2S)-binding protein yields the protein MCDKHNGNCFEYVDSGMPRVPLSCIVNGEKINTTVDPTMTLLQFLTTGLKLFGTKEGCGEGECGACTIIMNGKTVNSCIVLAVEAEGADILTVEGLGKGNELSILQQEFIRHDALQCGFCTPGMLMSARELLDRNPDPSEEEIKEALAGNFCRCTGYFPIIEAVKAAAKREREELK from the coding sequence ATGTGTGATAAGCATAATGGAAATTGCTTTGAATATGTGGATTCAGGTATGCCACGTGTACCATTAAGTTGTATAGTAAATGGTGAAAAAATCAACACTACTGTAGACCCTACAATGACCTTATTGCAGTTTTTAACTACTGGACTTAAACTCTTCGGTACTAAAGAAGGTTGCGGAGAAGGTGAGTGTGGAGCATGTACCATTATAATGAATGGTAAAACAGTAAACTCCTGCATAGTTTTGGCAGTAGAAGCAGAAGGTGCTGATATACTTACAGTAGAAGGTCTTGGCAAAGGCAATGAACTTTCTATTCTCCAACAAGAATTTATTCGTCATGACGCACTACAATGTGGCTTCTGTACACCTGGTATGTTAATGTCAGCTCGTGAGCTACTTGATAGAAACCCAGATCCAAGTGAAGAAGAAATCAAGGAAGCTCTTGCAGGTAACTTCTGTCGTTGTACTGGATATTTTCCAATTATTGAAGCAGTTAAAGCAGCTGCTAAAAGGGAAAGAGAGGAGTTGAAATGA
- a CDS encoding xanthine dehydrogenase family protein subunit M, which yields MLSKFDYFKPQTLDEALAYLESNPGTRIFAGGTDLMIVLRRNMEMIEHILDIKGIPELKHISYEAGKGLFIGAAVTVNEVCFSDIIREKYPALGQAADTVASYQLRNRATLVGNICNASPGADLSSPLLVYNAKVHIAGPDGERIVDIDKFFTGVKKTILQSNEIVTGVSLPDVEPEDKSVYNKQARIKGHDLGIAGVSVRITSNKEVYIAMSAVAPTPIRLTKLEEALATKDLTPETANWLSKEVRNHIRPISDVRSSAEYRLHISGILAKKGLLQLIEKGVN from the coding sequence ATGCTAAGTAAATTTGATTACTTTAAACCACAAACTCTAGATGAAGCTTTGGCTTACTTAGAAAGTAATCCAGGTACTAGGATTTTTGCAGGTGGCACAGATTTAATGATAGTTCTACGTCGTAATATGGAAATGATTGAACACATCCTAGATATTAAGGGTATACCTGAACTAAAACATATTAGCTATGAAGCAGGTAAGGGTCTTTTCATCGGTGCAGCTGTTACTGTTAACGAGGTTTGCTTCTCAGATATAATCCGTGAAAAGTATCCAGCCCTAGGACAAGCAGCTGATACCGTTGCTTCTTATCAGTTAAGAAACCGTGCCACACTTGTAGGCAATATCTGTAATGCTTCTCCTGGTGCAGATTTATCCTCTCCACTTCTAGTATATAACGCCAAAGTACATATTGCAGGACCTGATGGAGAGCGTATTGTAGATATTGACAAGTTCTTTACAGGTGTAAAGAAAACGATTCTTCAAAGTAATGAAATAGTAACAGGAGTATCTCTTCCAGATGTTGAACCTGAAGATAAGAGTGTCTACAATAAACAAGCTCGAATCAAAGGTCATGATTTAGGAATAGCCGGAGTATCAGTTCGCATCACTTCTAATAAGGAAGTTTATATTGCTATGTCAGCAGTAGCACCTACTCCTATAAGACTTACTAAACTTGAAGAAGCTCTTGCAACAAAAGATTTAACTCCTGAAACAGCTAATTGGCTAAGTAAAGAAGTAAGAAATCATATACGCCCAATTTCAGATGTTCGTTCTTCAGCAGAATACCGCCTACACATATCTGGTATCCTTGCTAAAAAAGGACTTTTACAACTTATTGAAAAGGGGGTTAATTAA
- a CDS encoding ABC transporter ATP-binding protein — MEIKIQNLSKNYKNIKALDNINLTISTPAMIGLVGPNGAGKSTLMKILVGQLMATEGDVIVDGVSLSKREKYLKERLGYLPQDFGLYEELKVEEYLEYIAALKGIKQNKKDEIERVLGMANLKGMRKLKIKTLSGGQKQRVGIAQAMLNNPELLIVDEPTVGLDPEERIKFRNLFSEDSINKIVILSTHIIEDVESICNLIIVINKGRILFTGEPSELVRKAIGHVGAIEIGNADKEKFLEKELQGEFKITSTVITPNGTKYRVVSENLSPYFEEVVPTLEDAYIYCMLEADEYVLA, encoded by the coding sequence ATGGAAATAAAAATTCAAAACCTAAGTAAGAATTATAAAAATATAAAGGCTTTAGATAATATTAACTTAACCATTAGTACACCAGCCATGATAGGACTTGTAGGCCCAAATGGGGCTGGTAAAAGTACGCTTATGAAAATTTTAGTGGGCCAGCTTATGGCTACAGAAGGAGATGTAATCGTAGATGGAGTTTCACTGAGTAAAAGAGAAAAGTATTTAAAAGAAAGGCTAGGATATTTACCTCAGGATTTTGGTTTATATGAAGAATTAAAAGTAGAAGAGTATTTAGAGTATATAGCTGCCCTGAAAGGAATAAAGCAAAATAAGAAGGATGAAATAGAAAGAGTATTAGGAATGGCTAATTTAAAAGGAATGAGAAAGCTTAAGATAAAAACACTTTCAGGAGGACAAAAGCAAAGAGTTGGAATTGCTCAAGCAATGCTTAATAATCCTGAATTGCTTATAGTTGATGAACCAACTGTAGGGCTTGACCCTGAGGAGAGAATTAAATTTAGAAACCTTTTTTCTGAAGACTCAATTAATAAAATAGTTATATTATCTACTCATATTATCGAAGATGTAGAGTCTATATGCAACTTAATTATTGTTATAAATAAAGGAAGAATACTCTTCACAGGAGAGCCTAGTGAATTAGTTAGAAAAGCTATAGGTCATGTGGGAGCTATAGAGATAGGGAATGCTGATAAGGAAAAGTTTCTTGAAAAAGAACTACAGGGAGAGTTTAAGATTACATCTACAGTTATAACTCCTAATGGTACTAAATATAGAGTTGTATCAGAAAACCTGTCTCCATACTTTGAAGAAGTAGTTCCAACACTGGAGGATGCATATATTTACTGTATGTTGGAGGCTGATGAATATGTCCTTGCTTAA
- a CDS encoding M1 family aminopeptidase codes for MSLLKNEIKFMLKSKSTMLLIIVACIAMTIGINSVNMSNDFDLFYIRRASSTVSFGSAKFGASICSMLFGLFTVMTLDKDKRKRSKAIVESSQSYYKLVIIRILSIVSCELLVTLLGMVVVMTIQIFLFELSIDISCYLFNYFALFFPSLLISTLLITGLYLLTDSLDISFITLGIIFIKSLTSNNYLFTWVQSNIDIISDFVGIQPVGNTILYNRLLWLLICISIFCLGLLFKRRYELNLLDSFSINMKNKGLILVLVVALLGSGFAYVKEPYTMDLSRSFEVVIDEDIFLASLSPRVIFNNEKGEMKGEVTYGFANKGATHIKFNTNEGLKINSINVNGNEIEYTVKKGNIIEIPIPNEKIIEITISYEGKIKTHKNSVGRGMPGYISKDSIYLLENSNWIFRPLVKNEDSIRISGYYIAPEYLTMVVPGVLTGTETKEKMKKWMFEYESHTADIGAFAGKYNKAQIDFGNMDVEFYYSPRHEKYVKAMRIEEYIKDIMKYYTENIGEYYSEVYPLKIVEVALYKRGGHSSENVITISENMLNRDESMYSIIDDDGTQYIKKDTFIQDISVIAHEMAHQWWGTGVNVVESSPWSSEGLAQYTSYKYIQDEFGDMESQLFLSRWESRVRELKNYYYINNTEMLDKVNEKYRESLEMEKLQSELYYLMPIKLLRGEEAIGEEEFLKRLRSVYRNHLLKDLTYDEFLKEMSLSEEVLKVD; via the coding sequence ATGTCCTTGCTTAAAAATGAAATTAAATTTATGCTTAAATCTAAATCGACCATGCTTTTGATTATTGTAGCTTGCATTGCTATGACTATAGGCATCAACTCAGTAAATATGTCTAATGACTTTGATTTGTTCTATATAAGAAGAGCATCTTCAACTGTTTCTTTTGGTTCTGCTAAGTTTGGAGCTTCAATATGCTCTATGCTTTTTGGCTTGTTTACTGTAATGACCTTAGACAAAGATAAAAGAAAAAGAAGTAAAGCTATCGTAGAGTCCAGTCAAAGCTATTATAAATTAGTAATAATTCGTATTTTATCTATAGTCTCTTGTGAGCTGTTAGTTACATTACTTGGAATGGTAGTTGTTATGACTATACAAATATTTTTGTTTGAATTATCTATTGATATTTCATGTTATTTATTTAATTATTTTGCATTATTTTTTCCATCACTTTTGATTTCTACACTACTAATAACTGGTCTATATCTTTTGACAGATAGCTTAGACATTAGTTTTATAACCTTAGGAATAATTTTCATTAAGAGCCTAACCTCAAATAACTATCTATTTACTTGGGTGCAGTCCAATATTGATATTATTTCTGACTTTGTAGGCATCCAGCCTGTAGGAAATACAATTCTTTATAATAGGCTACTATGGCTCTTAATTTGCATATCAATATTCTGTCTAGGGTTACTATTTAAAAGAAGGTATGAGCTTAATTTACTAGACTCATTTTCAATAAATATGAAAAACAAAGGCCTAATACTAGTATTAGTTGTTGCATTGTTAGGAAGTGGTTTTGCTTATGTGAAAGAGCCTTATACTATGGATTTATCTAGAAGTTTTGAGGTTGTCATTGATGAAGATATTTTTCTAGCTAGTCTTAGCCCTAGGGTTATTTTCAATAATGAAAAAGGGGAAATGAAGGGTGAAGTTACATATGGTTTCGCAAATAAAGGGGCTACTCACATTAAGTTCAATACTAATGAAGGACTGAAAATTAATTCCATAAATGTAAACGGAAATGAAATAGAGTATACAGTTAAGAAAGGAAATATCATTGAGATACCTATACCAAATGAAAAAATAATAGAAATAACAATTTCTTATGAAGGAAAAATTAAAACCCATAAAAATAGTGTAGGCAGAGGTATGCCAGGATATATTTCTAAAGACAGCATTTATTTGCTTGAAAACTCTAATTGGATTTTTAGACCTTTAGTCAAAAATGAGGATTCTATAAGAATTTCAGGATACTATATTGCACCAGAATATTTGACAATGGTGGTGCCAGGTGTACTCACTGGTACTGAAACAAAAGAGAAAATGAAAAAGTGGATGTTCGAGTATGAATCTCACACAGCAGATATTGGAGCATTTGCAGGAAAATATAATAAAGCCCAGATAGACTTTGGAAACATGGATGTAGAATTTTACTATTCCCCTAGACATGAAAAGTATGTGAAAGCTATGAGGATAGAGGAGTATATAAAGGATATCATGAAATATTATACTGAAAACATTGGGGAGTATTATTCTGAGGTATACCCCCTAAAGATTGTAGAGGTTGCCTTATATAAACGAGGAGGGCATTCTTCAGAGAATGTTATAACTATTTCTGAAAACATGCTAAATCGTGATGAAAGCATGTATTCAATAATAGATGATGATGGCACTCAATATATTAAGAAAGATACTTTTATACAAGATATAAGTGTTATAGCCCATGAGATGGCACATCAATGGTGGGGTACAGGGGTCAATGTAGTAGAGAGTAGTCCATGGTCTAGCGAGGGGCTAGCCCAATATACTTCATACAAGTATATACAGGATGAATTTGGAGATATGGAATCTCAGCTGTTCTTAAGCAGGTGGGAGAGTCGTGTAAGAGAGTTGAAAAATTACTACTATATAAATAACACTGAAATGCTAGATAAGGTGAATGAGAAATATCGAGAATCATTAGAGATGGAAAAGCTCCAGAGTGAGCTATACTATTTAATGCCTATAAAGCTATTAAGGGGAGAAGAAGCTATAGGGGAAGAAGAATTTTTAAAGAGATTAAGAAGTGTATATAGAAATCATTTGTTGAAGGATTTAACATATGATGAATTCTTAAAAGAGATGAGTCTTTCAGAGGAGGTTTTGAAAGTTGACTAA
- a CDS encoding RNA polymerase sigma factor, translating to MDEQLQLLRDGDESTFEEFVVKYRKEAVNFAWNILKDYYIAEDIVQDSFATFYVYRDRLKSYSTLKSYLFSIIHNKSVDYIRKNNKRAFKDYEAASTISPEEIIIDREKKQKFIRSFNKLDENQKNVLYLYAFQQMTYKEIAEVLDMSLAKVKITIFRARKELKASYAEK from the coding sequence GTGGATGAACAGCTACAACTATTAAGAGATGGGGATGAAAGTACATTTGAAGAGTTTGTGGTAAAGTACAGAAAAGAAGCTGTTAATTTTGCATGGAATATACTTAAGGATTATTATATAGCAGAAGATATTGTGCAGGATAGCTTCGCTACATTTTATGTATACAGAGATAGGTTGAAAAGCTATAGTACTTTAAAGTCTTATCTGTTTTCAATTATACATAATAAATCTGTTGATTATATTAGAAAGAACAATAAAAGAGCTTTTAAGGATTATGAAGCTGCTTCCACTATTTCTCCGGAAGAAATTATTATAGACAGAGAAAAGAAACAGAAATTCATAAGAAGCTTTAACAAATTAGATGAAAATCAAAAAAATGTACTTTATTTGTATGCATTTCAGCAAATGACATATAAAGAGATTGCAGAGGTACTGGATATGAGTTTAGCAAAGGTGAAGATTACTATTTTTAGAGCAAGAAAAGAATTAAAAGCCTCATATGCTGAAAAATAA
- a CDS encoding ABC transporter ATP-binding protein translates to MKIEVRELTKDYGSFRALDKINLTFEEGMHGLLGPNGAGKTTFIRILSTLLPKTSGEVCYDGISVEDKREIRKIIGYLPQEFSFYPGFTVYETLDYFASLSNIKLSKKEILDRLEMVNLQELWKVKTKTLSGGMKRRLGIAVAMVGEPEVLIVDEPTAGLDPEERIRVRNMLSQLGKTKTVLLSTHIVEDIALSCKSLSVLNKGKLVYNGTVKDVVKNAEGYVWSLTVGFGEHEEYMDKYNVISTVVDGDKVYLRLLSKEKPSINASGVYPTLEDAYMILIKEAQTGCLPEF, encoded by the coding sequence TTGAAAATTGAGGTTAGAGAATTGACAAAAGACTATGGTTCTTTTAGAGCTTTAGATAAAATAAATCTTACATTTGAAGAAGGAATGCATGGTCTTTTGGGACCTAATGGGGCGGGTAAGACAACCTTTATTAGGATACTATCTACACTGTTACCTAAAACATCTGGGGAAGTTTGCTACGATGGAATAAGTGTAGAAGACAAAAGAGAAATAAGAAAAATAATAGGATATCTTCCTCAAGAATTTTCATTTTACCCAGGTTTTACAGTTTATGAAACTTTAGATTACTTTGCTTCTCTTTCAAATATAAAATTAAGCAAGAAAGAAATATTAGATAGGTTAGAAATGGTAAATCTGCAGGAGTTATGGAAGGTAAAGACAAAGACCCTTTCTGGAGGAATGAAAAGAAGGCTTGGAATTGCAGTAGCTATGGTAGGAGAACCAGAGGTATTAATAGTAGATGAGCCTACGGCAGGTCTTGACCCAGAGGAAAGAATTAGAGTAAGAAATATGCTGTCTCAGCTTGGAAAGACAAAAACTGTGCTACTGTCTACCCATATTGTTGAAGATATTGCTTTAAGTTGTAAAAGTCTATCTGTTCTTAACAAAGGAAAGCTTGTATATAACGGTACAGTAAAAGATGTAGTAAAGAATGCAGAAGGATATGTATGGAGCTTAACTGTAGGTTTTGGAGAGCATGAAGAATATATGGATAAATATAACGTTATCTCAACCGTAGTAGATGGAGATAAAGTTTATTTGAGATTGTTGTCAAAGGAAAAGCCTTCTATAAATGCATCAGGCGTTTATCCTACTCTAGAAGATGCTTATATGATCCTTATAAAGGAGGCGCAGACAGGATGTTTACCAGAATTCTAA